A region of Clostridium acetobutylicum ATCC 824 DNA encodes the following proteins:
- a CDS encoding ABC transporter ATP-binding protein, producing the protein MIVMKKNNAPKGSPLKTLKRLLLYVFTQYKLLFFVVIFTIFISAISNVVGTLFIRNLIDDYITPLLKAPVKDFGPLLKIVLTMGLIYYVGVLSTYIYSRLMVSITQGSLKRLRDEIFKHMESLPISFFDTHAHGDIMSIYTNDTDSLRQMIEQGIPQLLSGAVTIIGTLISMIYLSIPLTILQVIIILVILYVTKVIGSKSGKYFKLQQKDLGVVNGYIQEMMEGQKVVKVFCHEEEAKLKFDELNDKLYDSANNANKFANILMPIMANIGYINYVLVAIFGSVLAIGNFWGFTLGAIASFLQLTRIFSQTTNQLSQQFNFIVMALAGAERIFKLIDEPAETDEGYVTLVNAKENENGQLSETNEHTGTWAWKHPHSDGSTTFTKLLGDVVFENVDFGYNSEKVILHSINLYAKPGEKVAFVGATGAGKTTITNLINRFYDINAGKIRYDGINIEKIKKDDLRRSLGVVLQDPHLFTGTVADNIRYGKLDATDEEVIAAAKLANADQFINHLPNGYDTILTGDGANISQGQKQLLTIARAAIADPPVLILDEATSSIDTRTEAIVQDGMDKLMHGRTVFVIAHRLSTVKNSDVIMVLEQGRIIERGSHDDLIMQKGKYYQLYTGAFELS; encoded by the coding sequence ATGATAGTGATGAAGAAAAATAATGCTCCAAAAGGATCACCACTAAAAACACTAAAAAGATTATTACTATACGTATTTACACAATATAAGTTATTATTTTTTGTAGTAATTTTCACTATCTTTATAAGTGCCATTTCTAACGTAGTTGGTACATTGTTTATAAGGAATTTAATTGATGACTATATAACTCCGCTTTTAAAGGCACCAGTAAAAGATTTTGGTCCTCTTCTAAAGATTGTGCTTACAATGGGATTAATCTACTACGTAGGTGTTTTGTCAACATATATATATAGCCGCTTAATGGTTTCAATAACTCAAGGCTCCCTTAAAAGATTACGAGATGAGATTTTTAAGCACATGGAGTCCTTGCCAATAAGTTTTTTTGATACACATGCTCACGGAGATATAATGAGCATATACACAAATGATACCGATTCACTTAGACAAATGATTGAACAAGGTATACCACAACTTCTTTCAGGCGCCGTAACTATTATTGGTACATTAATTTCTATGATATATTTAAGCATTCCCCTTACAATTCTTCAGGTGATAATTATACTTGTAATACTTTATGTAACTAAGGTCATCGGCTCTAAAAGCGGAAAATACTTCAAGCTTCAGCAAAAGGATTTAGGTGTTGTAAACGGATATATTCAAGAGATGATGGAGGGGCAAAAGGTAGTAAAGGTATTTTGTCATGAGGAGGAAGCAAAACTTAAATTTGATGAACTAAATGACAAACTTTATGATAGCGCTAATAATGCAAATAAATTTGCAAATATACTTATGCCTATTATGGCTAACATAGGTTATATAAATTATGTACTAGTTGCCATCTTTGGTTCTGTACTAGCCATAGGAAACTTTTGGGGCTTTACCCTTGGTGCTATCGCATCTTTCTTACAACTTACTAGAATATTTAGTCAAACAACCAATCAGTTATCTCAGCAATTTAACTTTATAGTGATGGCATTAGCTGGAGCTGAGCGTATCTTTAAGCTTATAGATGAGCCAGCAGAAACAGATGAAGGCTATGTTACCTTGGTTAATGCAAAAGAAAATGAAAATGGACAATTATCTGAAACTAATGAGCATACGGGTACCTGGGCATGGAAACACCCTCACAGTGATGGGTCAACGACATTTACAAAGCTTCTTGGCGATGTAGTCTTTGAAAATGTTGATTTCGGATATAATTCTGAAAAAGTAATACTACACAGCATAAATCTTTATGCAAAACCAGGAGAAAAAGTAGCTTTTGTAGGTGCTACTGGAGCCGGAAAAACTACCATAACTAATTTGATTAACCGTTTCTATGACATTAATGCCGGTAAGATACGATATGATGGTATTAATATAGAAAAAATTAAAAAAGACGATTTAAGAAGATCACTTGGAGTAGTGCTTCAAGATCCTCATTTATTTACAGGAACAGTTGCTGATAATATTAGATATGGTAAGTTAGACGCAACAGATGAAGAGGTAATTGCTGCCGCTAAGCTTGCAAACGCTGATCAGTTTATAAATCATCTGCCAAATGGATACGATACAATTCTTACAGGTGATGGTGCTAATATCTCACAAGGCCAAAAACAACTTCTTACAATAGCAAGAGCTGCCATTGCTGATCCTCCTGTTTTAATTTTGGATGAAGCTACTTCAAGTATCGATACTAGAACAGAAGCCATTGTTCAAGATGGAATGGATAAGCTTATGCATGGAAGGACTGTTTTCGTAATTGCACATAGGCTTTCAACTGTAAAAAACTCAGATGT